A region of Moorena sp. SIOASIH DNA encodes the following proteins:
- a CDS encoding ribonuclease J, with protein MTKQTSKPALKIIPLGGLHEIGKNTCVFEFNDEILLLDAGIGFPNDEMHGINIVLPDMTYLRENRHKIKGMIVTHGHEDHIGGIPYHLKQFDIPVIYGPRLAMALLQGKLEEAGVADHTELKRVMPRETVRIGSSFLVEFIRNTHSIADSFTIAIHTPVGVIIHTGDFKVDHTPVDGEFFDFQRLAEHGEKGVLCLMSDSTNAEVPGHTPSERSVYPNLERAIAQAPGRVLVTTFASSVHRISIVLDIAQKQNRKVAIVGRSMLNVIAQARTLGYIKCPDHLFEPLKAIKNIAPEKILILTTGSQGEPLAAMTRISKGEHREIQIQAGDTVVFSANPIPGNTIAVVNTIDRLMKLGANVVYGRKHGIHVSGHGAQEDHKLMLALTRPKFFMPVHGEHRMLVHHAKMAHSMGIPVENTVITDNGDVVELSEDSISITGNVPSGIELVDRTGIVHDNVMKERQQLAGDGVVTVAAAISWDGTLLAKPEIHLRGVVSPLETSLLQQLVIKRIERTLSDRWSDFDKSLTEKPTEIDWQGLQKQIEADLQRLARRELRSRPLMVFLLQTPEEPPVKVTGTRRRRSTAKVAS; from the coding sequence ATGACTAAGCAAACATCTAAACCAGCTTTAAAAATTATTCCCCTAGGCGGACTCCATGAAATTGGCAAGAACACTTGTGTTTTTGAATTCAATGACGAAATCCTGCTCTTAGATGCTGGGATTGGCTTCCCTAATGATGAGATGCATGGAATTAATATCGTCCTCCCCGATATGACCTATCTACGGGAAAATCGTCACAAAATCAAGGGCATGATTGTCACTCACGGTCATGAAGACCATATTGGTGGCATTCCCTATCATTTAAAGCAGTTTGATATTCCCGTGATTTATGGACCCCGCTTAGCCATGGCATTACTTCAAGGCAAGCTAGAAGAAGCTGGTGTAGCTGACCACACGGAATTGAAACGTGTAATGCCCCGTGAAACGGTACGTATCGGTTCTTCATTCCTTGTAGAATTTATTCGCAACACTCACTCGATTGCTGATAGCTTTACCATTGCCATTCATACGCCAGTGGGTGTGATTATCCACACAGGTGATTTCAAAGTTGACCATACCCCTGTGGATGGAGAATTCTTTGATTTCCAAAGACTAGCGGAACATGGGGAAAAAGGGGTTCTGTGCTTGATGAGTGACTCGACTAACGCGGAAGTTCCTGGACATACTCCATCTGAACGTTCGGTTTATCCCAATCTAGAACGGGCCATTGCCCAAGCACCAGGACGAGTCCTAGTGACTACCTTTGCTTCCTCAGTTCACCGGATAAGTATAGTCCTGGATATCGCCCAAAAACAAAACCGGAAGGTGGCAATTGTGGGTCGTTCCATGCTGAATGTGATTGCCCAAGCTCGCACCCTAGGTTACATTAAATGCCCAGATCACTTGTTTGAGCCGTTAAAAGCCATTAAAAATATAGCGCCAGAAAAAATCCTGATTCTGACAACAGGTTCTCAAGGGGAACCGCTAGCAGCAATGACTCGTATTTCTAAAGGGGAACATCGGGAAATTCAAATCCAAGCAGGGGACACAGTGGTCTTCTCTGCCAACCCCATTCCTGGTAATACAATTGCGGTGGTGAATACCATTGATCGGTTAATGAAACTGGGAGCCAATGTAGTGTATGGTCGTAAGCATGGCATTCATGTTTCTGGTCATGGTGCTCAGGAAGACCATAAACTGATGTTGGCTCTAACACGACCAAAATTCTTTATGCCGGTGCATGGTGAACATCGGATGCTAGTTCACCATGCCAAGATGGCTCATAGTATGGGTATCCCTGTGGAAAATACTGTGATTACTGACAATGGAGATGTGGTGGAGTTATCTGAGGACAGCATTAGTATTACGGGTAACGTCCCTTCAGGTATTGAACTGGTAGACCGCACTGGTATTGTTCATGACAATGTTATGAAAGAACGTCAGCAGTTGGCTGGAGATGGAGTAGTGACTGTAGCTGCAGCAATCAGTTGGGATGGCACACTCCTTGCCAAGCCAGAAATACATCTGCGGGGTGTGGTCTCACCGTTAGAAACATCCCTCCTGCAACAGTTGGTGATCAAAAGAATTGAACGGACATTAAGCGATCGCTGGTCAGATTTTGATAAATCCTTGACAGAGAAACCAACTGAAATTGATTGGCAAGGCTTGCAAAAGCAAATTGAAGCTGACCTCCAGCGTTTAGCTCGCCGGGAACTCAGGAGTCGTCCCCTGATGGTGTTCTTGCTGCAAACTCCAGAGGAACCACCAGTTAAGGTCACAGGTACACGGCGTCGGCGCTCTACTGCTAAGGTGGCATCATAA
- a CDS encoding Mo-dependent nitrogenase C-terminal domain-containing protein, protein MSVSDYTISKLIITSRVWINPGTDSSKITIPALLGKTRKTFDLLESLRQWLNQIEVDNPKLAHRLCRLIPAQCPFERQIKLFNRTLLRIPPLCKLNPVYDEVVALRFRALSYLADECGEDITCYC, encoded by the coding sequence ATGAGTGTATCTGATTATACAATAAGTAAGCTAATCATTACAAGTCGGGTTTGGATTAACCCAGGAACAGATTCCTCCAAGATTACAATTCCTGCCTTACTCGGCAAGACCAGGAAGACTTTTGATCTGCTGGAGTCATTACGGCAGTGGCTGAACCAAATTGAGGTTGATAACCCCAAATTAGCCCACCGTCTCTGCCGACTAATTCCAGCCCAGTGTCCTTTTGAACGGCAGATTAAACTGTTCAATCGCACTCTACTTCGGATTCCACCATTGTGTAAACTAAATCCTGTCTATGATGAAGTGGTAGCCCTGCGCTTCCGAGCACTGTCTTATCTGGCGGATGAATGTGGTGAAGATATCACCTGTTACTGCTAA
- a CDS encoding murein transglycosylase A, with protein sequence MRKTLTRISLTIGIALLPISGAAVASVPLQAVQLDTVQFNEDPLGLDEQLWKRPGGQSGDWRAMLKAIDNSLRYLKTPSAAKAYQNYSVPGVTRDRVRRSLVRFRQLLIKSPTPQALQAAIQQEFVFYKSVGKDNQGTVGFTGYFEPVYAGSRTPSAEYRYPLYRLPSDFQRWQKPHPTRAALEGWDGLGKNSPLRGQELVWLRDRLEAFLVHVQGSARVRMPDGTLMSVGYAGKTSHPYTSIGRQLVNDGKMELEGLTLPAVIDYFRTSPTELSQYLPRNKSFVFFRETRGAPATGSLGLPVMAERSIATDKSIMPPGALALIQTSIPYPNAVGQLESRLVSRYVLDQDTGSAIKGPGRVDIFMGTGKLAGNRAGLINDTGELYYLLLKN encoded by the coding sequence ATGAGAAAAACTCTAACTAGGATTTCCCTGACCATAGGAATAGCCCTCCTACCGATTAGTGGTGCTGCAGTTGCTAGTGTTCCTCTGCAAGCGGTTCAACTAGATACTGTTCAGTTCAATGAGGATCCATTGGGTTTAGATGAACAGCTTTGGAAGCGTCCTGGTGGTCAGTCAGGGGACTGGCGAGCCATGTTGAAAGCCATAGACAATAGCTTGCGTTATCTGAAAACCCCTAGTGCGGCTAAAGCTTACCAAAACTATTCCGTACCAGGAGTAACTCGCGATCGCGTCCGCCGTTCTCTAGTCCGTTTCCGCCAACTGCTGATCAAGTCCCCTACTCCTCAAGCGTTGCAAGCTGCTATCCAACAAGAATTTGTCTTTTACAAGAGTGTGGGGAAGGACAATCAGGGAACTGTTGGGTTCACGGGTTATTTTGAGCCAGTGTATGCTGGGAGTCGCACACCTAGTGCTGAGTATCGCTATCCCCTTTACCGACTACCTTCTGATTTCCAACGTTGGCAAAAACCTCACCCAACCCGTGCGGCATTGGAAGGATGGGATGGTTTAGGTAAAAATAGCCCACTACGAGGGCAAGAACTAGTTTGGTTACGCGATCGCTTAGAGGCGTTTTTGGTTCACGTTCAGGGTTCAGCCCGAGTTAGAATGCCGGATGGCACCTTGATGAGTGTGGGCTACGCCGGTAAGACGAGTCATCCCTACACTAGTATCGGGCGACAACTGGTTAACGATGGCAAGATGGAGCTAGAAGGGCTAACCCTGCCTGCAGTGATCGATTATTTCCGCACGTCACCGACGGAACTGAGTCAATATTTACCCCGCAATAAAAGTTTTGTGTTCTTTCGGGAAACCAGGGGGGCACCTGCTACCGGTAGTCTTGGTTTGCCAGTAATGGCTGAGCGCTCGATTGCTACGGATAAATCTATCATGCCTCCAGGAGCCTTGGCCCTTATCCAAACTAGTATTCCTTATCCCAATGCTGTGGGTCAGTTGGAATCTAGGCTGGTCAGTCGCTATGTCTTGGATCAGGATACTGGTAGTGCGATTAAAGGGCCGGGTCGAGTGGATATATTTATGGGTACTGGTAAATTGGCAGGTAATCGGGCAGGGCTGATTAATGATACAGGAGAGTTGTACTATTTGTTGCTTAAAAATTAA